In a genomic window of Halobiforma lacisalsi AJ5:
- a CDS encoding zinc ribbon domain-containing protein, translating to MTWLRALAAGGLSVVFPGAGHALIRDWTRALVFAGLYLSAVVIFLPTEQIAAAGSMTESMDLVTQETDTIGQFALSFIVLFAAIDATFRSLGFPPDSPSATDGPTCPECGKELDEDLEFCHWCTTRLEAPEDDEDEAVGTRSD from the coding sequence ATGACATGGCTTCGCGCGCTCGCCGCCGGCGGGCTCTCGGTTGTCTTTCCCGGGGCGGGCCACGCCCTCATCCGGGACTGGACCCGGGCGCTCGTGTTCGCCGGCCTGTATCTCTCGGCGGTCGTGATCTTTCTTCCGACGGAGCAGATCGCCGCGGCGGGATCGATGACCGAGAGTATGGACCTGGTAACCCAGGAGACCGATACGATCGGACAGTTCGCCCTCTCGTTTATCGTCCTGTTCGCGGCGATCGACGCCACGTTCCGGTCGCTCGGATTCCCGCCGGACTCGCCCAGCGCGACCGACGGCCCGACCTGTCCCGAGTGCGGGAAGGAACTCGACGAGGACCTCGAGTTCTGTCACTGGTGTACGACTCGCCTCGAGGCCCCGGAGGACGACGAAGACGAAGCGGTAGGGACCCGGTCGGACTGA